ATCGTACCCACATTCACATGCGGCTTCGTCCGCTCGAACTTTTCCTTTGCCACTTTAATTCACTCGTCCAAAACAATAAACAATCAAAATCCTGATCAGCTCGCCAACTTCAGCGTAACACCTGCGTCTCTCGCCGATACCGGCATATAAGCGTCGAACTCCATCGAATAGGTCGCACGCCCCGACGTCAGTGAGCGAAGCGACGACACATAACCGAACATCTCAACCAGCGGAACACGCACCTTGATGACTTTTCCACTGCTGACATCCTCGACCTGGTCAATGATGCCCTTGCGCGAATTCAGGTCACCTGTGACCGAACCGAGATATTCCATAGGCGTTACCACCTCGACCGACATGAACGGCTGCAGCAGTTGCGGGCGGGCCCGCGCCGCACCATCCCGGAATGCCTGGGTGGCGGCAATCCTGAATGCCTGTTCCGAGGAATCGACATCATGGAATGACCCATCATAGAGGGTTGCCCTGACGTCAACCACCGGATAGCCGGCCAGAACGCCCGATCCCATGGCATCCTCAATGCCCTTCCTGACTGCAGGAATATATTCTTTCGGAATGGCTCCGCCGACAATCTTGTCAACAAACTCAAACCCGCCGCCACGCGGCAACGGCTCGAACTTGATCAAAACGTGTGCGAATTGTCCCTTGCCACCCGTCTGGCGTACGTGCCGGGTCTCCTGATCGATACTGGTCGTGAGGGTCTCGCGATACGCAACCTGCGGCTGACCGATGTTCGCATCAACCTTGAACTCCCGACTCAGGCGATCAATGATGATCTCAAGGTGCAACTCACCCATACCGGAAATGATCGTCTGGCCTGATTCCGAATCGGTTCGAACCTTGAACGACGGATCTTCTTTCGACAGCTTGCCGAGTGCGATGGACAGCCGATCCTCGTCGGCCTTTGTTTTCGGTTCCACCGCCCGGGAGACGACGGGGTCGGGGAATTCCATGCGCTCAAGCGCGATCTCACCACCCATCTCGCAGATCGTATCGCCCGTTGTCACGTTCTTGAGTCCGACCGCGGCGGCAATATCCCCGGTTCGCACTTCCTTGATCTCAACACGATCATTGGCATGCATCTGCAATATTCGACCAATCCGCTCCTTGCGCCGATTGGACACATTAATCACTGTATCTCCCGATTTCAGCGTTCCGGAGTAGGCCCGAAAAAATACCAACTGACCCACAAATGGATCTGTCATGATCTTGAAAGCCAGCGCAGCAAACTTCTCATCGTCTCGCGGATCTCGTTTCTCGACATTCTCACTATCGGAACCGACGACCCCCTCCACCGGCGGCACCTCAGTCGGGTTTGGCAGGTAGTCGATCACGGCATCCAGCAACAGCTGAACACCCTTGTTCTTGAAGGCGGAACCACAAAATACGGGAACGATCCGGCTTTCGATGGTCAGCGTGCGAATTCCTTCCCGGATCTGGGATTCGGTCAGGGTTCCGGTATCCAGCCAGATGCCGGTCAGCTCGTCTGAAGCCTCAGCTGCGGTCTCGATGAGGAGTTCCCGCATCGACTGCGCCTGCTCGATCAGATGATCGGGGACATCCTCGACCTGGAAGCCCGCACCCAGGGTTGTATCATCCCAGTACCATGCTTTCATAGTGATCAGATCGACAATTCCGGAAAATTTCTCTTCCGCACCGATGGGCAACTGCATCGGTACTGATACGGCACCCAGAAACTTCTGAATCTGTCCGTTGACAATCTCGAAATCGGCACCTGCACGATCCATCTTGTTGATGAAAATCACCCGCGGCACACCATATCGGTCCGCCTGTCGCCATACTGTTTCGGTCTGAGGCTCCACGCCGCCGACCGCACACAGCACGGTGACCGCACCGTCCAGCACGCGCAAGGAGCGTTCAACCTCGATGGTAAAGTCAACGTGACCCGGCGTATCAATGATGTTGATCCGGTGCTGGCCCATATTTTCCCTTGCACCTTTCCAGAAACAGGTGGTGGCTGCAGATGTGATCGTGATCCCCCGCTCCTGTTCCTGCTCCATCCAGTCCATGACCGCATTGCCATCGTGCACCTCGCCAATCTTGTGGGAGATGCCCGCATAGAACAATATCCTTTCTGTCGTGGTCGTCTTACCGGCATCAATATGAGCCATGATGCCAATATTCCTGTATTGCTTGAGTGGCGTTTGCCGGGCCATCACTAGTGCCTTGTCCTGACTGTGCAATTAGATTTCAATATCTGAAATGGGAGAACGCCTTGTTCGCCTCCGCCATCTTGTGCGTGTTCTCGCACTTCTTGAACGCCTCACCAGTCTGCTTCGAAGCCTCGATCAGCTCCTCAGCCAACCGGATGGCCATAGACTTCTCCCGTCGTTTCCTGGCCGCCTCGATAATCCAGCGTATCGCCAGCGCGTTACGGCGGGTCGGGCGAACCTCGATCGGCACCTGATAGGTGGCGCCTCCGACGCGGCGGCTTTTCACCTCCACGGTAGGACGCACATTCTCCAGCGCTTCCTCGAATACTTCCAGCGGTTCGCCGGCATTCTTGTCCCGGATGATGTCGAGCGCGTTGTACAGTATCTTCTCAGCAACTGACTTCTTCCCGTCAAGCATCAGCGCATTGACGAACTTGGCGACCGTGACCTCGTGGTATTTCGGGTCCGGCATGATCTTCCGTTTTGGTACCAGCCTACGTCTTGGCATGTTGTCTGTCTTCCAATCTGAATATCGTTCTAAGCAAACCTGGTGCGGCTATATCGTCCATTCACTTCGGACGCTTGGCACCGTATTTCGAGCGTCCCTGCCTGCGCTGCTCAACACCCGACGCGTCCAGCGCACCCCGAACCGTATGGTAGCGAACGCCGGGCAGGTCCTTGACGCGGCCTCCGCGGATCAGAACCACCGAATGTTCCTGCAGATTATGCCCCTCACCACCGATATAGGTTGTGACCTCATAACCATTGGTCAACCTCACCCGGGCAATTTTTCGAAGCGCGGAATTCGGTTTCTTCGGTGTCGTCGTATAGACACGGGTGCAAACACCCCGCTTTTGGGGACAGGCCTCCAATGCCGGTACGTTCGTCTTTTTCTTTTGCTGCTTTCTGGGCTTGTTAACCAGTTGATTGATTGTTGGCATATCAAAAAATTCGTCTAGATTTATATTGAATAAAAAGACAGACCGTGCCCGGTCTGTCTTTTTGCTTCACTGTTGTTCCGACAGTGAACCAATAACTGCTCAATATTAGCGTACTTTGACTAGAA
The nucleotide sequence above comes from Acidiferrobacterales bacterium. Encoded proteins:
- the fusA gene encoding elongation factor G, which produces MARQTPLKQYRNIGIMAHIDAGKTTTTERILFYAGISHKIGEVHDGNAVMDWMEQEQERGITITSAATTCFWKGARENMGQHRINIIDTPGHVDFTIEVERSLRVLDGAVTVLCAVGGVEPQTETVWRQADRYGVPRVIFINKMDRAGADFEIVNGQIQKFLGAVSVPMQLPIGAEEKFSGIVDLITMKAWYWDDTTLGAGFQVEDVPDHLIEQAQSMRELLIETAAEASDELTGIWLDTGTLTESQIREGIRTLTIESRIVPVFCGSAFKNKGVQLLLDAVIDYLPNPTEVPPVEGVVGSDSENVEKRDPRDDEKFAALAFKIMTDPFVGQLVFFRAYSGTLKSGDTVINVSNRRKERIGRILQMHANDRVEIKEVRTGDIAAAVGLKNVTTGDTICEMGGEIALERMEFPDPVVSRAVEPKTKADEDRLSIALGKLSKEDPSFKVRTDSESGQTIISGMGELHLEIIIDRLSREFKVDANIGQPQVAYRETLTTSIDQETRHVRQTGGKGQFAHVLIKFEPLPRGGGFEFVDKIVGGAIPKEYIPAVRKGIEDAMGSGVLAGYPVVDVRATLYDGSFHDVDSSEQAFRIAATQAFRDGAARARPQLLQPFMSVEVVTPMEYLGSVTGDLNSRKGIIDQVEDVSSGKVIKVRVPLVEMFGYVSSLRSLTSGRATYSMEFDAYMPVSARDAGVTLKLAS
- the rpsG gene encoding 30S ribosomal protein S7, which encodes MPRRRLVPKRKIMPDPKYHEVTVAKFVNALMLDGKKSVAEKILYNALDIIRDKNAGEPLEVFEEALENVRPTVEVKSRRVGGATYQVPIEVRPTRRNALAIRWIIEAARKRREKSMAIRLAEELIEASKQTGEAFKKCENTHKMAEANKAFSHFRY
- the rpsL gene encoding 30S ribosomal protein S12, with the translated sequence MPTINQLVNKPRKQQKKKTNVPALEACPQKRGVCTRVYTTTPKKPNSALRKIARVRLTNGYEVTTYIGGEGHNLQEHSVVLIRGGRVKDLPGVRYHTVRGALDASGVEQRRQGRSKYGAKRPK